The Lycium barbarum isolate Lr01 chromosome 9, ASM1917538v2, whole genome shotgun sequence genome has a segment encoding these proteins:
- the LOC132610660 gene encoding glycine-rich cell wall structural protein-like, protein MSLLLSARSVGVFILLLVSVVGNFVFADDVNGVEDEKNLFRHRRFGDRIGGGLGHGIYSKGFRHGGGLGGGAGGGLGGGAGGGLGGGGGLGGGAGGGLGGGAGGGLGGGGGLGGGAGGGGGLGGGAGGGVGGGAGAGGGLGGGAGGLGGGAGGGGGLGGGAGGGVGGGAGAGGGIGGGAGGGGGLGGGGGAGGGLGGGGAGAGGGVGGGIGGIGGGAGGGGGAGGGIGGAGAGAGGGFGAGGGAGGGIGGGAGGGGGFGGGGGGGIGGGAGVGGGFGAGGGFGAGAGVGGGGGVGGGGGGGFGGGGGLGGGLH, encoded by the coding sequence ATGAGTTTATTACTTTCTGCTCGTAGTGTTGGTGTTTTTATTCTTTTGCTTGTGTCTGTTGTTGGAAATTTTGTTTTTGCTGATGATGTTAATGGAGTTGAAGATGAAAAAAATCTATTTAGGCATCGTCGTTTTGGTGATCGCATTGGTGGGGGTTTAGGACATGGGATTTATAGTAAAGGGTTTAGACACGGTGGAGGTCTTGGCGGAGGAGCTGGTGGTGGTCTAGGTGGAGGTGCAGGTGGTGGCTTAGGAGGTGGAGGTGGTCTTGGTGGTGGTGCTGGTGGTGGCTTGGGAGGTGGAGCTGGTGGTGGATTAGGAGGAGGTGGTGGTCTTGGAGGGGGTGCTGGTGGTGGTGGCGGTTTAGGTGGTGGTGCAGGTGGTGGTGTAGGAGGCGGAGCTGGAGCTGGTGGTGGTCTTGGAGGTGGTGCAGGTGGTCTAGGAGGCGGTGCAGGTGGTGGTGGTGGTCTAGGAGGCGGTGCAGGTGGTGGTGTAGGAGGTGGTGCGGGTGCGGGTGGTGGCATTGGTGGGGGTgcaggtggtggtggtggtttaGGAGGAGGTGGTGGAGCTGGAGGAGGACTTGGTGGAGGTGGAGCTGGCGCTGGTGGTGGAGTAGGTGGAGGGATTGGAGGCATTGGAGGAGGAGCAGGAGGAGGTGGTGGAGCAGGAGGAGGCATAGGTGGAGCAGGTGCCGGTGCAGGGGGTGGTTTTGGTGCAGGTGGAGGTGCCGGTGGTGGTATTGGTGGAGGCGCTGGTGGCGGGGGAGGCTTTGGTGGAGGAGGAGGTGGTGGCATTGGTGGTGGTGCAGGTGTAGGAGGAGGTTTTGGAGCAGGAGGAGGCTTTGGGGCCGGAGCAGGTGTTGGTGGTGGAGGCGGAGTAGGAGGTGGTGGCGGCGGCGGCTTTGGTGGTGGAGGAGGCCTTGGTGGTGGTCTTCATTGA